A window from Micromonospora terminaliae encodes these proteins:
- a CDS encoding nitroreductase family protein — MLNLDKLITKHLTRYFDPSKRIPEETFQQLLRYLRTSPTTINIQPNRFHVLETQDGKDKLADALVGRFADNAEKVRNASHAIIFTTRKDIPDTHLQEIFEKERADGRFADPEIQKGWEAGASNFVEIQTENYGGNVLHWLEKNTYLVVGATMMAAASLGVDATPLEGFDRKTVDAAFDLTDTDYTTTLLMVLGYPDEARVSRQPVSRFDAEKIFTHM; from the coding sequence ATGTTGAATCTCGACAAGCTGATCACGAAGCACCTCACCCGCTACTTCGACCCGAGCAAGAGGATCCCGGAGGAGACGTTCCAGCAGCTGCTGCGTTACCTGCGCACCTCGCCGACGACGATCAACATCCAGCCGAACCGTTTCCATGTGCTGGAGACGCAGGATGGCAAGGACAAGCTCGCGGACGCACTGGTCGGCCGCTTCGCAGACAACGCGGAGAAGGTGCGCAACGCGTCGCACGCCATCATCTTCACAACGCGCAAGGACATCCCCGACACGCACCTGCAGGAGATCTTCGAGAAGGAGCGCGCCGACGGGCGCTTCGCCGACCCGGAGATCCAGAAGGGATGGGAGGCGGGCGCCTCCAACTTCGTGGAGATCCAGACGGAGAACTATGGCGGGAACGTGCTCCACTGGCTTGAGAAGAACACCTACCTCGTCGTCGGCGCCACGATGATGGCCGCCGCATCCCTCGGGGTGGACGCGACGCCGCTCGAGGGCTTCGACCGCAAGACCGTGGACGCGGCCTTCGACCTGACCGACACCGACTACACGACCACGCTGCTTATGGTGCTCGGCTACCCCGACGAGGCTCGGGTCTCCCGCCAGCCGGTCTCGCGGTTCGACGCGGAGAAGATCTTCACGCACATGTGA
- a CDS encoding carboxymuconolactone decarboxylase family protein encodes MSRLTAPAHADIDAKTQGALDAIAKQFGFAPSMFTTLAANPTVLEIVMGLQGSIAKLLDAKTRHTIALAVSQSNGCHYCQALHGFISSNLGGMSAEEIELARMGTSSDPKRAAVAKFAQHVIETRGQVSDEDLAAIREVGYIDPEIQAIVTIVVVTLLTNYLNNVSDTVVDIPGADHHSA; translated from the coding sequence ATGTCTCGCCTGACCGCTCCCGCGCACGCCGACATCGACGCGAAGACGCAGGGCGCGCTCGACGCCATCGCGAAGCAGTTCGGCTTCGCGCCCAGCATGTTCACCACGCTCGCCGCGAACCCGACCGTGCTCGAGATCGTGATGGGCCTGCAGGGCAGCATCGCGAAGCTCCTGGACGCCAAGACGCGCCACACGATCGCCCTCGCGGTCTCTCAGTCGAACGGCTGCCACTACTGCCAGGCACTCCACGGTTTCATCTCGTCGAACCTCGGCGGTATGTCGGCGGAGGAGATTGAGCTCGCCCGCATGGGCACGTCCAGCGACCCGAAGCGCGCCGCCGTCGCGAAGTTCGCGCAGCACGTGATCGAGACGCGTGGCCAGGTCAGCGACGAGGACCTCGCAGCGATCCGCGAGGTCGGGTATATCGACCCGGAGATCCAGGCGATCGTCACGATCGTGGTCGTCACCCTGCTCACGAACTACCTCAACAACGTCAGCGACACCGTCGTCGACATCCCCGGCGCCGACCACCATTCGGCCTGA
- a CDS encoding MFS transporter — MTTNLTTVPAGRQAGGHHTHGRRIVAALAITTTIGYGSLYYAYAVLLRPIAATLGVSATAVTGALTASVLAGALMAIPVGRWLDHHGGRALMTVGSITATVLLIAWSQVQTVWQLFAVMIGIGVTGAMVLYEPAFAVIVTWFTPERRAPALLAVTIVAGFASTIFMPLTGFLDAHLGWRSTLLVMAAIYGVVTVPLHALTIRKPPARPGALPVPPGRLNNRQRASVARAAMRDTRFWILAGTFTAHGAATSTMTVHILGYLASRGHPATFAASIAGLLGVLSVTGRLVLTVARRRLAVTTIVAAVFATQAVAVLAMPALAGTPIGAIITVTGFGLGFGIASLATPALLADRYGTAAYATIAGRLTAPITTAKAAAPLVAATVLAHDGYNVLLGVVACACFLAAGGMMIKRGSGTHTGGRQVGQPV; from the coding sequence ATGACCACCAACCTCACCACGGTGCCCGCCGGCCGACAGGCCGGCGGGCACCACACCCACGGCCGGCGCATCGTCGCGGCCCTCGCCATCACCACCACCATCGGCTACGGCAGCCTCTACTACGCCTACGCGGTTCTGCTCCGCCCGATCGCGGCCACCCTCGGCGTTTCCGCCACCGCTGTCACCGGCGCACTCACCGCCTCCGTCCTTGCCGGCGCCCTCATGGCCATCCCCGTCGGCCGGTGGCTCGACCACCACGGCGGACGCGCCCTCATGACCGTCGGCTCCATCACCGCCACCGTTCTGCTGATCGCCTGGTCTCAAGTCCAGACCGTCTGGCAGCTCTTCGCCGTCATGATCGGCATCGGCGTCACCGGCGCGATGGTCCTCTACGAGCCTGCCTTCGCCGTGATCGTCACCTGGTTCACCCCCGAACGCCGCGCCCCCGCGCTGCTCGCCGTCACCATCGTCGCCGGGTTCGCCAGCACCATCTTCATGCCGCTCACCGGCTTCCTCGACGCACACCTCGGCTGGCGCAGCACCCTGCTCGTCATGGCAGCCATCTACGGCGTGGTGACCGTACCCCTGCACGCCCTCACCATCCGCAAACCTCCGGCACGGCCGGGTGCGTTGCCGGTCCCGCCTGGGCGGCTAAACAACCGGCAGCGGGCATCTGTCGCGCGCGCCGCCATGCGCGACACCAGGTTCTGGATCCTCGCGGGCACCTTCACGGCCCACGGCGCGGCCACCAGCACGATGACGGTCCACATCCTCGGTTACCTCGCCAGCCGCGGCCACCCCGCCACTTTCGCCGCCTCCATCGCCGGCCTGCTCGGTGTCCTGTCCGTCACCGGACGCCTTGTGCTGACCGTCGCCCGCCGCCGGCTGGCCGTGACCACCATCGTCGCCGCTGTCTTCGCTACGCAGGCCGTTGCGGTCCTCGCCATGCCCGCGCTCGCCGGGACCCCGATCGGCGCGATCATCACGGTCACCGGCTTCGGACTCGGGTTCGGCATCGCCAGCCTCGCCACCCCAGCACTGCTCGCCGACCGCTACGGCACCGCCGCCTACGCCACCATCGCCGGACGACTCACCGCCCCCATCACCACCGCCAAAGCCGCCGCACCGCTGGTCGCCGCCACGGTCCTCGCCCACGATGGTTACAACGTGCTGCTGGGAGTCGTCGCGTGCGCGTGTTTCCTTGCAGCGGGCGGCATGATGATCAAGCGGGGGAGCGGAACCCACACCGGCGGCAGGCAGGTCGGCCAACCCGTTTAG
- a CDS encoding FAD-dependent oxidoreductase: MSVLDELPVVVIGAGPVGLAAAAHLRERGLPFLVLESGDTAGAAVRQWGHVRVFSPWRYNVDPAARRLLDDAGWVAPAEDVLPTGAELVADYLQPLAELPQLKPHLRYGARVEAISRLGLDRLRTAGREQTPFLIRLADGDELLARAVIDASGTWGTPNVLGASGLPARGETDAAAFLEHALPDVLGADRDRFAGRRTLVVGAGHSAANTLLSLAELAAAEPGTEVTWAIRSASPARTYGGGDADALPARGALGSRLREHVDAGRIRLLTGFSVHALTPTDGRVAVVVRHADGTDESITVDRIVAATGFRPDHSIAAELRLDLDPIMGATRALAPLIDPNEHSCGTVPPHGADELAHPEVGYYAVGMKSYGRAPTFLMATGYEQVRSVVAALAGDWDAARDVQLDLPETGVCNSNPADSTGSDSCCGPAPAAETAGKGLATGISGGLLSAPLNLISLDAAPAGGQTGGCCGS, encoded by the coding sequence ATGAGTGTCCTGGACGAGCTGCCCGTCGTGGTGATCGGCGCGGGCCCGGTGGGCCTGGCCGCCGCCGCCCACCTGCGCGAGCGTGGCCTGCCCTTCCTTGTCCTGGAGTCCGGCGACACCGCCGGCGCGGCCGTGCGGCAGTGGGGGCACGTGCGGGTGTTCTCCCCGTGGCGCTACAACGTCGACCCGGCCGCCCGCCGGCTGCTCGACGACGCCGGCTGGGTCGCCCCGGCCGAGGACGTCCTGCCCACCGGCGCGGAGCTGGTCGCCGACTACCTTCAGCCCCTCGCGGAGCTGCCGCAGCTCAAGCCGCACCTGCGCTACGGCGCGCGGGTGGAGGCGATCAGCCGACTCGGCCTGGACCGGCTGCGTACCGCCGGCCGCGAGCAGACTCCGTTCCTGATCCGCCTCGCCGACGGTGACGAGCTGCTGGCCCGCGCGGTCATCGACGCCTCCGGGACCTGGGGCACCCCCAACGTCCTCGGCGCCTCCGGCCTGCCCGCCCGAGGCGAGACGGACGCGGCAGCGTTCCTCGAGCACGCCCTGCCCGACGTGCTCGGCGCCGACCGGGACCGCTTCGCCGGCCGGCGCACCCTCGTCGTCGGCGCCGGCCACTCCGCTGCGAACACCCTGCTCTCGCTGGCCGAGCTGGCGGCCGCGGAGCCGGGCACGGAGGTGACCTGGGCGATCCGCTCGGCCAGCCCGGCCCGCACCTACGGCGGCGGCGACGCCGACGCGCTGCCCGCTCGCGGCGCGCTCGGCTCCCGCCTGCGGGAGCACGTGGACGCCGGCCGGATCCGGCTGCTCACCGGCTTCTCCGTGCACGCGCTCACCCCGACCGACGGCCGGGTCGCCGTGGTCGTCCGCCACGCCGATGGCACCGACGAGTCCATCACTGTGGACCGCATCGTCGCCGCCACCGGCTTCCGCCCCGACCACTCCATCGCCGCCGAGCTGCGCCTGGACCTCGACCCGATCATGGGCGCCACCCGCGCCCTCGCCCCGCTGATCGACCCGAACGAGCACTCCTGCGGCACCGTCCCCCCGCACGGCGCCGACGAACTCGCCCACCCCGAGGTCGGCTACTACGCCGTCGGCATGAAGAGCTACGGCCGCGCGCCCACCTTCCTCATGGCCACCGGCTACGAGCAGGTCCGCTCCGTCGTCGCCGCCCTCGCCGGCGACTGGGACGCCGCCCGCGACGTCCAGCTCGACCTGCCCGAAACCGGCGTCTGCAACAGCAACCCCGCCGACTCCACCGGCAGCGACAGCTGCTGCGGACCGGCCCCGGCCGCGGAGACGGCTGGCAAGGGCCTGGCCACCGGCATCTCCGGCGGGCTGCTGTCCGCGCCGCTCAACCTGATCAGCCTCGACGCCGCACCCGCCGGCGGCCAGACTGGCGGCTGCTGCGGCAGCTGA
- a CDS encoding GNAT family N-acetyltransferase, which translates to MADTTVRPMTPDDADRVLAIYQAGLDGGDASFETTAPIWTAFDSGKLPDHRLVAVDADDTVLGWVAVSPTSTRAVYAGVVEHSVYVDPAAQGRGVARLLLDALIASTEAAGIWTIQSGVFPENVASLALHQRAGFRVIGTRERVGRHHGRWRDVVLLERRSPAIT; encoded by the coding sequence ATGGCCGACACCACCGTCCGCCCGATGACCCCGGACGACGCCGATCGTGTCCTCGCCATCTACCAGGCCGGCCTCGACGGCGGCGACGCCAGCTTCGAAACCACCGCACCGATCTGGACCGCATTCGACTCGGGCAAGCTGCCTGATCACCGCCTCGTGGCCGTCGACGCGGACGACACCGTCCTCGGGTGGGTGGCGGTGTCACCGACGTCGACCCGGGCGGTCTACGCCGGGGTGGTCGAGCACTCCGTCTACGTCGACCCCGCGGCCCAAGGGCGTGGCGTGGCCCGGCTGCTGCTGGACGCGCTGATCGCCTCCACGGAGGCCGCCGGCATCTGGACCATCCAGTCCGGCGTCTTCCCGGAGAACGTCGCCAGCCTCGCCCTGCACCAGCGGGCCGGGTTCCGCGTCATCGGCACCCGCGAAAGGGTCGGCCGGCACCACGGCCGGTGGCGCGATGTCGTTCTGCTCGAGCGACGCAGCCCCGCCATCACCTGA
- a CDS encoding ArsR/SmtB family transcription factor — translation MVGDLLDRDTAQTYASWFRALADPTRVQIVEYLARHARPMSVGEIVSAVGLAQSTVSQHLKILTEVRFVLVEPVGTARHYRINDACVGCFPSAADVVMGRPAPTPKGAC, via the coding sequence ATGGTGGGCGATCTCCTCGACCGGGACACCGCGCAGACCTACGCCTCGTGGTTCCGGGCCCTGGCGGACCCGACCCGGGTGCAGATCGTGGAGTACCTCGCCCGGCACGCCCGGCCGATGAGCGTGGGGGAGATCGTCTCCGCCGTCGGCTTGGCTCAGTCCACCGTCTCCCAACACCTGAAGATCCTGACCGAGGTGCGGTTCGTGCTCGTCGAGCCGGTCGGCACCGCCCGTCACTACCGCATCAACGACGCCTGCGTCGGCTGCTTCCCCTCCGCCGCTGACGTCGTCATGGGCCGCCCGGCCCCCACCCCGAAGGGAGCCTGCTGA
- a CDS encoding M28 family peptidase, with protein MTGSSNLAELLEQVSADRMVATIATLASDPLAGRRVGSTGGAVARAWLVDQLTALGADVCTEEFPVRAVPQVYEAPTVTWGDRSGTEELVFGRQVAIHPASADRPDIRRGALGVAGKDDPAGRWLVVPADVSLFDAYRDTCGAAGLLVRRPVDAEGWQFTMLAGPDPGPLPVLTLDPDTHHGVLAAATARDSWLAGATPLRRDDVTGANIHACLQQSVPDSADLLLTAHYDGVGDHPGLRLPGASDNGTGVAVVLEAVRVLAAALPAGAGLSVALLDGEEVGALGSAHHASQLRAAGAAPLVINVDGAGRLEGAAAVEAGGPAHRLLALLDQAGRHTGIPLTAGPVASDNRRYGGAGFAAVGIGAGMGGYHSPADTPDKVAPDTLGAIARLVVATAHLAAAAPATLSSPIGDKR; from the coding sequence ATGACCGGCTCAAGCAACCTCGCAGAGCTGCTCGAGCAGGTCAGCGCCGACCGGATGGTCGCCACCATCGCCACCCTCGCCTCCGACCCGCTAGCCGGACGGCGGGTCGGCTCGACGGGCGGGGCGGTGGCCCGCGCCTGGCTCGTCGACCAGCTCACCGCCCTCGGCGCTGACGTCTGCACCGAGGAGTTCCCGGTCCGCGCCGTGCCTCAGGTGTATGAAGCGCCGACGGTCACCTGGGGCGATCGGAGCGGCACCGAGGAGCTGGTGTTCGGGCGACAGGTCGCCATCCACCCGGCCTCCGCCGACAGGCCGGACATCCGTCGCGGCGCCCTCGGCGTCGCCGGCAAGGACGACCCGGCGGGGCGGTGGTTGGTCGTGCCGGCCGACGTGAGCCTGTTCGACGCCTACCGCGACACCTGCGGCGCGGCCGGGTTGCTGGTCCGCCGCCCGGTTGACGCCGAGGGTTGGCAGTTCACCATGCTCGCCGGCCCGGACCCGGGGCCGTTGCCGGTGCTGACTCTCGACCCGGACACCCACCACGGCGTGCTCGCCGCCGCGACCGCGAGGGACAGTTGGCTGGCTGGCGCCACGCCGCTGCGCCGCGACGACGTCACCGGCGCCAACATCCACGCCTGCCTCCAGCAGTCTGTCCCCGACAGCGCGGACCTGCTGCTGACCGCGCACTACGACGGCGTTGGCGATCACCCCGGGCTCCGCCTGCCCGGCGCCTCGGACAACGGCACCGGCGTCGCCGTGGTCCTCGAAGCCGTCCGCGTTCTCGCCGCCGCGCTGCCGGCTGGTGCGGGACTGTCCGTGGCACTGCTCGACGGGGAGGAGGTCGGCGCTCTCGGCTCCGCCCACCACGCCAGTCAACTCCGCGCCGCGGGTGCCGCGCCGTTGGTCATCAACGTCGACGGCGCCGGCCGCCTGGAGGGGGCGGCCGCGGTGGAGGCCGGTGGGCCTGCCCACCGCCTCCTCGCCCTGCTCGACCAGGCCGGGCGCCACACCGGTATCCCCCTGACCGCGGGTCCGGTGGCATCAGACAACCGTCGCTACGGCGGCGCCGGGTTCGCCGCAGTAGGGATCGGTGCCGGCATGGGCGGCTACCACAGCCCCGCTGATACCCCCGACAAGGTCGCCCCCGACACCCTTGGCGCCATCGCCCGTCTCGTTGTCGCGACCGCTCACCTCGCGGCAGCGGCACCCGCTACACTTTCATCGCCAATCGGCGATAAACGATAG
- a CDS encoding ArsR/SmtB family transcription factor produces MSKQQAPLALIDLNADAPCCPPLAQSQVPAETAAVLAPAFKALGDPVRLRLMSMIASAEDGEACVCDLTPAFNLSGPTISHHLKTLREAGLVDAERRGTWVYYRARPQILRQLAALLSVEPAATAKI; encoded by the coding sequence ATGTCGAAGCAACAGGCGCCGCTCGCCCTCATCGACCTCAACGCCGATGCGCCGTGCTGCCCCCCGCTGGCGCAGAGCCAGGTTCCCGCCGAGACGGCCGCGGTGCTCGCGCCCGCGTTCAAGGCCCTCGGCGACCCGGTGCGGCTGCGGCTGATGTCGATGATCGCCTCCGCCGAGGACGGGGAGGCGTGCGTGTGCGACTTGACGCCGGCGTTCAACTTGAGCGGGCCGACTATCTCCCACCACCTCAAGACGCTGCGCGAGGCAGGCCTGGTGGACGCCGAACGGCGCGGCACCTGGGTGTACTACCGGGCCCGACCGCAGATCCTGCGCCAGCTCGCCGCGCTGCTGTCGGTCGAGCCGGCGGCCACGGCGAAGATCTGA
- a CDS encoding flavin-containing monooxygenase, giving the protein MNDQVNPVIIVGGGQSGLAAARAALDAGLRPVVLHRGAEPVGSWPDYYDSLTLFSPARYSTLPGMPFDGDPDRYPHRDEVVDYLRRYADALDVEIRTRTGVVAVHPGDSGGYLVRTDTGDELPAVGVVAATGSFGNPYLPTLPGQSEYTGDLCHVAQYRRPEAYDGKRVVVVGAGNSAVQVAYELSRRTWVTLATREPVRFLPQRIRGRDLHHWLRVTGADRLPRPVITRLIRHAAVLDTGRYHDAITSGELLRREMFTRFTADGVVWSDGTTEAVDAVIFATGYRPNLDYLAPLGALNQGVPRQVGGMSTTHPGLLYLGLEFQRSFASNTLRGVGRDAAHVMAALAARVDRRSRLFRQVRPAASGAQRSPSPLHSDGAGE; this is encoded by the coding sequence GTGAACGATCAAGTCAATCCCGTGATCATCGTCGGCGGCGGGCAGTCCGGCCTCGCCGCAGCCCGCGCCGCCCTGGACGCTGGCCTGCGACCCGTGGTCCTGCACCGCGGCGCCGAACCGGTGGGCTCCTGGCCTGACTACTACGACAGCCTCACGCTGTTCTCGCCTGCCCGCTACAGCACCCTGCCCGGCATGCCCTTCGACGGCGACCCGGACCGTTACCCGCACCGCGACGAGGTGGTCGACTACCTCCGCCGCTACGCCGACGCCCTGGACGTCGAGATCCGCACCCGCACCGGAGTCGTCGCTGTGCACCCCGGCGACAGCGGTGGATACCTCGTCCGCACCGACACCGGAGACGAACTGCCCGCCGTCGGGGTCGTCGCCGCTACCGGCTCCTTCGGCAACCCGTACCTGCCCACCCTTCCAGGGCAGAGCGAGTACACCGGGGATCTGTGCCACGTCGCCCAATACCGCCGACCCGAGGCATACGACGGCAAGCGGGTCGTGGTCGTGGGGGCCGGAAACTCCGCTGTCCAGGTCGCCTACGAACTCAGCCGGCGCACCTGGGTGACGCTGGCGACCCGGGAACCGGTCCGGTTCCTGCCGCAGCGCATCCGCGGCCGGGACCTGCACCACTGGCTGCGCGTCACCGGCGCCGACCGCCTTCCACGCCCGGTCATCACCCGGCTCATCCGGCACGCCGCCGTGCTGGACACCGGCCGTTACCACGACGCCATCACCTCAGGGGAGCTTCTCCGGCGCGAGATGTTCACCCGCTTCACCGCCGACGGCGTCGTCTGGAGCGACGGCACCACAGAAGCCGTCGACGCCGTCATCTTCGCCACCGGCTACCGCCCGAACCTGGACTACCTCGCCCCACTCGGCGCGCTGAACCAGGGCGTACCCCGGCAGGTGGGCGGCATGTCCACCACCCATCCCGGCCTGCTCTACCTGGGGCTGGAATTCCAGCGATCCTTCGCCTCGAACACCCTGCGCGGTGTCGGCCGCGACGCCGCGCACGTCATGGCAGCCCTCGCCGCACGCGTGGACCGGCGCTCACGACTCTTCCGGCAGGTGCGTCCCGCGGCATCCGGTGCCCAGCGGTCGCCGTCGCCCCTGCACAGCGATGGAGCCGGCGAATGA
- a CDS encoding ArsR/SmtB family transcription factor, with amino-acid sequence MSQTAADQPAGPQSAASGLAPQTQEFLKALGSPTRQRIMMLFARGAEMSVGEVAERAGISQATASQQLTLLRRGGVVTSRRDGKTVFYRADRDGTIAALTDLQSYLATCC; translated from the coding sequence ATGAGCCAGACCGCCGCCGACCAGCCGGCCGGGCCGCAGAGCGCCGCTTCGGGCCTCGCGCCGCAGACGCAGGAGTTCCTCAAGGCCCTCGGCAGCCCGACCCGGCAGCGGATCATGATGCTGTTCGCCCGCGGCGCCGAGATGTCCGTGGGCGAGGTGGCCGAGCGGGCCGGCATCAGCCAGGCCACGGCGTCGCAGCAGCTGACGCTGCTGCGACGCGGCGGCGTGGTCACCTCGCGGCGAGACGGCAAGACGGTGTTCTACCGGGCTGACCGCGACGGCACCATCGCTGCCCTGACGGATCTGCAGTCCTATCTGGCGACCTGCTGCTAA
- a CDS encoding helix-turn-helix domain-containing protein, producing the protein MNAELSSLDGRARIHAALGDPARLAIVDALTLGDASPGEIAHTLGMPTNLVAHHVKVLTDAGLVVKGRSEGDRRRTYLRLRPETLAALATPRLAGVGRVVFVCTHNSARSQLAAALWKQRAHGDVASAGTKPATRVHPRAVAVAHRHDLDLDPTGTAHVADVVRRDDLVIAVCDNAHEELTGPLRPRLHWSVPDPVRVDTDEAFEAAYADLADRVDRLAPAILPGGPR; encoded by the coding sequence ATGAATGCTGAGCTTTCTTCCCTCGACGGGCGAGCCCGCATCCACGCCGCTCTGGGTGACCCGGCGCGCCTGGCGATCGTGGACGCGCTCACCCTGGGCGACGCCTCGCCTGGGGAGATCGCACACACGCTCGGCATGCCGACGAACCTGGTCGCCCACCACGTCAAGGTCCTCACCGACGCCGGCCTGGTCGTCAAGGGCCGCTCCGAGGGCGACCGGCGCCGCACCTACCTTCGCCTGCGCCCTGAGACGCTGGCTGCTCTCGCCACCCCGCGGCTGGCCGGCGTGGGCCGGGTGGTGTTCGTGTGTACCCACAACTCGGCCCGCTCGCAGCTGGCCGCCGCGCTGTGGAAGCAGCGCGCCCACGGCGATGTCGCCTCCGCCGGCACGAAGCCCGCCACCCGGGTGCACCCGCGAGCGGTGGCCGTGGCCCACCGCCACGATCTCGACCTCGACCCGACCGGCACCGCCCACGTCGCCGATGTCGTCCGTCGCGACGACCTGGTGATCGCCGTCTGCGACAACGCCCATGAGGAACTGACCGGCCCGCTGCGCCCCCGCCTGCACTGGTCGGTCCCGGACCCGGTGCGCGTGGACACCGACGAGGCGTTCGAGGCCGCCTACGCCGACCTGGCCGACCGCGTCGACCGGCTCGCGCCCGCCATCCTGCCCGGAGGCCCCCGATGA
- a CDS encoding arsenate reductase ArsC produces MTDITAHPLQEITLDQQVALHTAATRLAEEFDGIYGTETIERFLQTSHDQFATAASIANFLPLLAERFARQRLRALARVEGHHRDGRPVVLFLCTHNAGRSQMALGFFTHLAGDQAIAWSGGSEPGIEVSPSATAAMTERGIDISEEFPKPWTDEVVRAADVVVTMGCGDLCLIFPGTRYENWTVDDPAGLDLADVRPIRDEIERRVRRLLDELNVPATR; encoded by the coding sequence ATGACCGACATCACCGCCCACCCCCTCCAAGAGATCACCCTCGACCAGCAGGTCGCGCTGCACACCGCCGCGACGCGACTTGCTGAGGAGTTCGACGGCATCTACGGCACCGAAACCATCGAGCGGTTCCTGCAGACCAGCCACGACCAGTTCGCCACCGCCGCCAGCATCGCCAACTTCCTGCCGCTGCTCGCCGAGCGCTTCGCCCGCCAGCGGCTACGGGCCCTCGCCCGGGTCGAGGGACACCACCGCGACGGGCGCCCCGTCGTGCTGTTCCTGTGCACCCACAACGCCGGCCGCTCGCAGATGGCCTTGGGTTTCTTCACCCACCTGGCCGGCGACCAGGCGATCGCCTGGTCCGGTGGCAGCGAACCCGGCATCGAGGTCAGCCCCTCCGCGACCGCGGCGATGACCGAGCGGGGCATCGACATCTCGGAGGAGTTCCCCAAGCCGTGGACCGACGAGGTGGTCCGGGCCGCCGACGTCGTGGTCACGATGGGCTGCGGCGACTTGTGCCTCATCTTCCCCGGCACCCGCTACGAGAACTGGACCGTCGACGACCCCGCCGGGCTCGACCTGGCCGACGTGCGGCCGATCCGCGACGAGATCGAGCGCCGCGTCCGTCGCCTGCTCGACGAGCTGAACGTCCCCGCCACCCGATAA
- a CDS encoding arsenate reductase ArsC, giving the protein MSDKPSVLFVCVHNAGRSQMAAGWLRHLAGDTVEVRSAGSAPADQVNPAAVEAMREVGIDITDQTPKLLEYETAESSDVIVTMGCGDACPVFPGKRYEDWKLEDPAGKGVDAVRPIRDEIRSRVEQLLTELRPTA; this is encoded by the coding sequence ATGAGCGACAAGCCCAGCGTCCTGTTCGTCTGCGTCCACAACGCAGGCCGCTCCCAGATGGCCGCCGGCTGGCTGCGCCACCTCGCCGGCGACACCGTCGAAGTCCGCTCCGCCGGCAGCGCCCCCGCCGACCAGGTCAACCCCGCCGCCGTCGAGGCCATGCGCGAGGTCGGCATCGACATCACCGACCAGACTCCCAAGCTCCTGGAGTACGAGACCGCGGAGTCCTCCGACGTCATCGTCACCATGGGCTGCGGCGACGCCTGCCCCGTCTTCCCCGGCAAGCGCTACGAGGACTGGAAGCTCGAAGACCCCGCCGGCAAGGGCGTCGACGCCGTCCGCCCGATCCGCGACGAGATCCGTTCCCGCGTGGAGCAGCTGCTCACCGAACTGCGCCCCACCGCCTGA